The following are encoded in a window of Ranitomeya variabilis isolate aRanVar5 chromosome 6, aRanVar5.hap1, whole genome shotgun sequence genomic DNA:
- the LOC143781772 gene encoding uncharacterized protein LOC143781772 isoform X4, producing MSGISSDKREVLALLQGILTTYAVDIVLPLPDGVLSFTYRLVMVLVSDCLTKYHRGRISSEYLEHLQMNIRTLVQQAEERSQSGDLAFFKQLAQKFLDVLEYIARSLKHLETPDGDSKKGQQRNIADPNTSEPGLKTDLIEETTEPATADGGIPEIPEIPESASAVIRSLNPMRKPSKSDYTQIKEISSGSYGAVHLVRHKDTNKVFAMKKQARSELDHPFYLEMAYLERDIAIFSDCPFVVSTFCSFPTKHHLCMVMDFEAGGDCERLIKSYGPFPLALARIYIAETVLAVEYLHSYGVVHRDLKPLNLILSSTGHIKVTDFGLSRLGLMRPTSDIYKAPTKDITREFHDDGITGTYQYVAPEVILQEGYGRPIDWWAIGIILYKFLTGQVPFNGRCKKDIFKSIIKDDITSKIQNSTDYPDAQDFMTQLLRKDPTHRLGTGGANKIKSHPFLSGLNFENLQNQYILYRPTLESEEDTRYFDTGFWRPKHMDSDEGDTSEVSDWPESLNYVSSSERLSKVYATNTRMMSNEDHEPSPDCSLETSTKHSDVQKESSPTRNDGDNQCFTTENKTPSPILSVEMKNKSVLNLGEEQDPEIVPETEPIRVETKNTSAIKLGEDQDPEIVAETEPSRVETKNKSVLNLGEEQDPEIVPETEPSRVETKNASALKLAEDQDPERVAETEPSRVETKNTSAIKLGEDQDPEIVPETEPCRVETKNKSVLNLGEEQNPEIVAETEASRVETKNTSAIKLGEDQDPEIVPETEPCRVETKNISALKLGEQDPEIVAETEPSRVETKNTSALKLGEDQDPEIVAETEPSRVETKNKSVLNLGEEQDPEIVPETEPSRVETKNASALKLAEDQDPERVAETEPSRVETKNTSAIKLGEDQDPEIVPETEPCRVETKNTSAIKLGEDQDPEIVPETEPCRVETKNISALKLGEQDPEIVAETEPSRVETKNTSALKLGEDQDPEIVAETEPSRVETKNISALKLGEQDPEIVAEAEPSRVEKKNKSAIKLVEEQNAKIKEEREPRRRSIFRRIISSCRRGLSRAARSIRKRCIFPICC from the exons ATGTCTGGAATTTCTTCAGATAAACGTGAGGTGTTGGCACTACTCCAGGGGATTCTTACCACCTATGCCGTTGACATTGTGCTACCACTACCCGATGGCGTCCTCAGCTTCACTTACCGGCTGGTTATGGTGCTAGTGAGCGACTGCCTGACCAAATACCACCGAGGTCGTATAAGCTCAGAATATCTTGAGCATTTACAGATGAACATCAGGACATTAGTACAACAG GCAGAAGAAAGATCCCAGAGTGGAGATCTGGCCTTTTTTAAACAACTGGCCCAAAAGTTCCTGGATGTACTAGAGTATATAGCCCGCTCACTGAAGCATTTG GAAACACCGGACGGTGACTCCAAAAAGGGGCAACAACGAAATATCGCTGACCCCAATACCAGTGAGCCAGGGCTAAAAACTGATCTGATTGAAG AGACAACTGAGCCGGCAACTGCTGACGGTGGAATACCTGAGATACCAGAGATCCCCGAATCTGCCAGT GCCGTGATCAGATCATTGAACCCTATGAGAAAACCAAGTAAGAGCGACTATACCCAGATCAAAGAGATCAGCAGTGGATCTTATGG GGCCGTCCACTTAGTGCGTCATAAAGACACAAACAAGGTATTCGCCATGAAGAAACAAGCCAGGAGCGAACTGGATCATCCATTCTATCTTGAAATGGCCTATCTGGAAAGGGATATCGCAATATTCTCCGATTGTCCCTTTGTTGTCTCCACGTTTTGTTCCTTCCCAACTAAACACCATCTGTGTATGGTCATGGACTTTGAAGCAG GAGGAGACTGTGAAAGGCTCATAAAGTCTTATGGTCCTTTTCCCCTCGCCTTGGCACGCATCTACATTGCAGAAACGGttcttgctgtggaatatctgCACAGCTATGGTGTGGTTCATCGAGACCTGAAGCCTTTAAA CCTCATTCTATCATCAACTGGACATATCAAAGTCACCGATTTTGGGCTTTCAAGACTCGGACTCATGAGACCAACATCAGACATTTACAAGGCTCCAACTAAAGACATCACCAGAGAGTTCCATGATGATGGG ATAACTGGCACCTATCAATATGTAGCCCCAGAAGTCATCTTACAGGAGGGCTATGGAAGACCCATTGACTGGTGGGCAATAGGGATCATCTTATATAAATTTCTAACCGGCCAAGTGCCATTTAATGGAAGATGCAAAAAAGATATTTTCAAGAGCATCATCAAGG ATGACATCACTTCGAAAATTCAAAATTCCACTGATTATCCTGATGCTCAAGACTTCATGACTCAGCTGCTCAGAAAAGATCCAACACATAGACTCGGGACAG GAGGAGCAAATAAGATCAAGAGTCATCCATTCCTGAGTGGGTTAAATTTTGAGAACCTTCAAAATCAGTATATACTGTATCGTCCAACTCTTGAGTCAGAGGAGGACACCCGCTACTTTGACA CTGGCTTTTGGCGACCCAAACATATGGATTCAGATGAGGGTGACACAAGTGAAGTCAGTGATTGGCCAGAAAGCTTAAACTATGTATCATCTTCTGAAAGACTTTCTAAG GTATATGCAACCAATACCAGGATGATGAGCAATGAAGATCACGAGCCATCTCCAGATTGTTCTTTAGAGACCAGCACAAAACACTCAGACGT GCAGAAAGAATCTTCTCCTACTAGAAATGACGGTGATAATCAGTGTTTCACTACTGAAAACAAGACACCCTCTCCGATATTGTCAG TTGAGATGAAAAATAAATCTGTATTGAACCTGGGAGAAGAGCAAGATCCAGAAATAGTCCCAGAGACTGAACCTATCAGGG TTGAGACAAAAAATACATCTGCAATAAAACTGGGTGAAGATCAAGACCCAGAAATAGTCGCAGAGACAGAACCTAGCAGAG TTGAGACAAAAAATAAATCTGTATTGAACCTGGGAGAAGAGCAAGACCCAGAAATAGTCCCAGAGACTGAACCTAGCAGAG TTGAGACAAAAAATGCATCTGCATTAAAACTGGCAGAAGATCAAGACCCAGAAAGAGTCGCGGAGACTGAACCTAGCAGAG TTGAGACAAAAAATACATCTGCAATAAAATTGGGAGAAGATCAAGACCCAGAAATAGTCCCAGAGACTGAACCTTGCAGAG TTGAGACAAAAAATAAATCTGTATTGAACCTGGGAGAAGAGCAAAACCCAGAAATAGTCGCAGAGACAGAAGCTAGCAGAG TTGAGACAAAAAATACATCTGCAATAAAACTGGGAGAAGATCAAGACCCAGAAATAGTCCCAGAGACTGAACCTTGCAGAG TTGAGACAAAAAATATATCTGCATTAAAACTGGGAGAGCAAGACCCAGAAATAGTAGCAGAGACAGAACCTAGCAGAG TTGAGACAAAAAATACATCTGCATTAAAACTGGGTGAAGATCAAGACCCAGAAATAGTCGCAGAGACAGAACCTAGCAGAG TTGAGACAAAAAATAAATCTGTATTGAACCTGGGAGAAGAGCAAGACCCAGAAATAGTCCCAGAGACTGAACCTAGCAGAG TTGAGACAAAAAATGCATCTGCATTAAAACTGGCAGAAGATCAAGACCCAGAAAGAGTCGCGGAGACTGAACCTAGCAGAG TTGAGACAAAAAATACATCTGCAATAAAATTGGGAGAAGATCAAGACCCAGAAATAGTCCCAGAGACTGAACCTTGCAGAG TTGAGACAAAAAATACATCTGCAATAAAACTGGGAGAAGATCAAGACCCAGAAATAGTCCCAGAGACTGAACCTTGCAGAG TTGAGACAAAAAATATATCTGCATTAAAACTGGGAGAGCAAGACCCAGAAATAGTAGCAGAGACAGAACCTAGCAGAG TTGAGACAAAAAATACATCTGCATTAAAACTGGGTGAAGATCAAGACCCAGAAATAGTAGCAGAGACAGAACCTAGCAGAG TTGAGACAAAAAATATATCTGCATTAAAACTGGGAGAGCAAGACCCAGAAATAGTAGCAGAGGCAGAACCCAGCAGAG TTGAGAAGAAAAATAAGTCTGCAATAAAACTGGTAGAAGAGCAAAATGCCAAAATAAAAGAAGAGCGAGAACCTAGAAGAC GTTCCATCTTCCGCCGGATTATATCATCCTGCCGGCGTGGATTATCTAGGGCTGCTCGCAGCATCAGAAAAAGATGCATTTTTCCAATCTGTTGTTAG
- the LOC143781772 gene encoding uncharacterized protein LOC143781772 isoform X1, which produces MSGISSDKREVLALLQGILTTYAVDIVLPLPDGVLSFTYRLVMVLVSDCLTKYHRGRISSEYLEHLQMNIRTLVQQAEERSQSGDLAFFKQLAQKFLDVLEYIARSLKHLETPDGDSKKGQQRNIADPNTSEPGLKTDLIEETTEPATADGGIPEIPEIPESASAVIRSLNPMRKPSKSDYTQIKEISSGSYGAVHLVRHKDTNKVFAMKKQARSELDHPFYLEMAYLERDIAIFSDCPFVVSTFCSFPTKHHLCMVMDFEAGGDCERLIKSYGPFPLALARIYIAETVLAVEYLHSYGVVHRDLKPLNLILSSTGHIKVTDFGLSRLGLMRPTSDIYKAPTKDITREFHDDGITGTYQYVAPEVILQEGYGRPIDWWAIGIILYKFLTGQVPFNGRCKKDIFKSIIKDDITSKIQNSTDYPDAQDFMTQLLRKDPTHRLGTGGANKIKSHPFLSGLNFENLQNQYILYRPTLESEEDTRYFDTGFWRPKHMDSDEGDTSEVSDWPESLNYVSSSERLSKVYATNTRMMSNEDHEPSPDCSLETSTKHSDVQKESSPTRNDGDNQCFTTENKTPSPILSVEMKNKSVLNLGEEQDPEIVPETEPIRVETKNTSAIKLGEDQDPEIVAETEPSRVETKNKSVLNLGEEQDPEIVPETEPSRVETKNASALKLAEDQDPERVAETEPSRVETKNTSAIKLGEDQDPEIVPETEPCRVETKNKSVLNLGEEQNPEIVAETEASRVETKNTSAIKLGEDQDPEIVPETEPCRVETKNISALKLGEQDPEIVAETEPSRVETKNTSALKLGEDQDPEIVAETEPSRVETKNKSVLNLGEEQDPEIVPETEPSRVETKNASALKLAEDQDPERVAETEPSRVETKNTSAIKLGEDQDPEIVPETEPCRVETKNKSVLNLGEEQNPEIVAETEASRVETKNTSAIKLGEDQDPEIVPETEPCRVETKNISALKLGEQDPEIVAETEPSRVETKNTSALKLGEDQDPEIVAETEPSRVETKNISALKLGEQDPEIVAEAEPSRVEKKNKSAIKLVEEQNAKIKEEREPRRRSIFRRIISSCRRGLSRAARSIRKRCIFPICC; this is translated from the exons ATGTCTGGAATTTCTTCAGATAAACGTGAGGTGTTGGCACTACTCCAGGGGATTCTTACCACCTATGCCGTTGACATTGTGCTACCACTACCCGATGGCGTCCTCAGCTTCACTTACCGGCTGGTTATGGTGCTAGTGAGCGACTGCCTGACCAAATACCACCGAGGTCGTATAAGCTCAGAATATCTTGAGCATTTACAGATGAACATCAGGACATTAGTACAACAG GCAGAAGAAAGATCCCAGAGTGGAGATCTGGCCTTTTTTAAACAACTGGCCCAAAAGTTCCTGGATGTACTAGAGTATATAGCCCGCTCACTGAAGCATTTG GAAACACCGGACGGTGACTCCAAAAAGGGGCAACAACGAAATATCGCTGACCCCAATACCAGTGAGCCAGGGCTAAAAACTGATCTGATTGAAG AGACAACTGAGCCGGCAACTGCTGACGGTGGAATACCTGAGATACCAGAGATCCCCGAATCTGCCAGT GCCGTGATCAGATCATTGAACCCTATGAGAAAACCAAGTAAGAGCGACTATACCCAGATCAAAGAGATCAGCAGTGGATCTTATGG GGCCGTCCACTTAGTGCGTCATAAAGACACAAACAAGGTATTCGCCATGAAGAAACAAGCCAGGAGCGAACTGGATCATCCATTCTATCTTGAAATGGCCTATCTGGAAAGGGATATCGCAATATTCTCCGATTGTCCCTTTGTTGTCTCCACGTTTTGTTCCTTCCCAACTAAACACCATCTGTGTATGGTCATGGACTTTGAAGCAG GAGGAGACTGTGAAAGGCTCATAAAGTCTTATGGTCCTTTTCCCCTCGCCTTGGCACGCATCTACATTGCAGAAACGGttcttgctgtggaatatctgCACAGCTATGGTGTGGTTCATCGAGACCTGAAGCCTTTAAA CCTCATTCTATCATCAACTGGACATATCAAAGTCACCGATTTTGGGCTTTCAAGACTCGGACTCATGAGACCAACATCAGACATTTACAAGGCTCCAACTAAAGACATCACCAGAGAGTTCCATGATGATGGG ATAACTGGCACCTATCAATATGTAGCCCCAGAAGTCATCTTACAGGAGGGCTATGGAAGACCCATTGACTGGTGGGCAATAGGGATCATCTTATATAAATTTCTAACCGGCCAAGTGCCATTTAATGGAAGATGCAAAAAAGATATTTTCAAGAGCATCATCAAGG ATGACATCACTTCGAAAATTCAAAATTCCACTGATTATCCTGATGCTCAAGACTTCATGACTCAGCTGCTCAGAAAAGATCCAACACATAGACTCGGGACAG GAGGAGCAAATAAGATCAAGAGTCATCCATTCCTGAGTGGGTTAAATTTTGAGAACCTTCAAAATCAGTATATACTGTATCGTCCAACTCTTGAGTCAGAGGAGGACACCCGCTACTTTGACA CTGGCTTTTGGCGACCCAAACATATGGATTCAGATGAGGGTGACACAAGTGAAGTCAGTGATTGGCCAGAAAGCTTAAACTATGTATCATCTTCTGAAAGACTTTCTAAG GTATATGCAACCAATACCAGGATGATGAGCAATGAAGATCACGAGCCATCTCCAGATTGTTCTTTAGAGACCAGCACAAAACACTCAGACGT GCAGAAAGAATCTTCTCCTACTAGAAATGACGGTGATAATCAGTGTTTCACTACTGAAAACAAGACACCCTCTCCGATATTGTCAG TTGAGATGAAAAATAAATCTGTATTGAACCTGGGAGAAGAGCAAGATCCAGAAATAGTCCCAGAGACTGAACCTATCAGGG TTGAGACAAAAAATACATCTGCAATAAAACTGGGTGAAGATCAAGACCCAGAAATAGTCGCAGAGACAGAACCTAGCAGAG TTGAGACAAAAAATAAATCTGTATTGAACCTGGGAGAAGAGCAAGACCCAGAAATAGTCCCAGAGACTGAACCTAGCAGAG TTGAGACAAAAAATGCATCTGCATTAAAACTGGCAGAAGATCAAGACCCAGAAAGAGTCGCGGAGACTGAACCTAGCAGAG TTGAGACAAAAAATACATCTGCAATAAAATTGGGAGAAGATCAAGACCCAGAAATAGTCCCAGAGACTGAACCTTGCAGAG TTGAGACAAAAAATAAATCTGTATTGAACCTGGGAGAAGAGCAAAACCCAGAAATAGTCGCAGAGACAGAAGCTAGCAGAG TTGAGACAAAAAATACATCTGCAATAAAACTGGGAGAAGATCAAGACCCAGAAATAGTCCCAGAGACTGAACCTTGCAGAG TTGAGACAAAAAATATATCTGCATTAAAACTGGGAGAGCAAGACCCAGAAATAGTAGCAGAGACAGAACCTAGCAGAG TTGAGACAAAAAATACATCTGCATTAAAACTGGGTGAAGATCAAGACCCAGAAATAGTCGCAGAGACAGAACCTAGCAGAG TTGAGACAAAAAATAAATCTGTATTGAACCTGGGAGAAGAGCAAGACCCAGAAATAGTCCCAGAGACTGAACCTAGCAGAG TTGAGACAAAAAATGCATCTGCATTAAAACTGGCAGAAGATCAAGACCCAGAAAGAGTCGCGGAGACTGAACCTAGCAGAG TTGAGACAAAAAATACATCTGCAATAAAATTGGGAGAAGATCAAGACCCAGAAATAGTCCCAGAGACTGAACCTTGCAGAG TTGAGACAAAAAATAAATCTGTATTGAACCTGGGAGAAGAGCAAAACCCAGAAATAGTCGCAGAGACAGAAGCTAGCAGAG TTGAGACAAAAAATACATCTGCAATAAAACTGGGAGAAGATCAAGACCCAGAAATAGTCCCAGAGACTGAACCTTGCAGAG TTGAGACAAAAAATATATCTGCATTAAAACTGGGAGAGCAAGACCCAGAAATAGTAGCAGAGACAGAACCTAGCAGAG TTGAGACAAAAAATACATCTGCATTAAAACTGGGTGAAGATCAAGACCCAGAAATAGTAGCAGAGACAGAACCTAGCAGAG TTGAGACAAAAAATATATCTGCATTAAAACTGGGAGAGCAAGACCCAGAAATAGTAGCAGAGGCAGAACCCAGCAGAG TTGAGAAGAAAAATAAGTCTGCAATAAAACTGGTAGAAGAGCAAAATGCCAAAATAAAAGAAGAGCGAGAACCTAGAAGAC GTTCCATCTTCCGCCGGATTATATCATCCTGCCGGCGTGGATTATCTAGGGCTGCTCGCAGCATCAGAAAAAGATGCATTTTTCCAATCTGTTGTTAG
- the LOC143781772 gene encoding microtubule-associated serine/threonine-protein kinase 4-like isoform X6, with protein MSGISSDKREVLALLQGILTTYAVDIVLPLPDGVLSFTYRLVMVLVSDCLTKYHRGRISSEYLEHLQMNIRTLVQQAEERSQSGDLAFFKQLAQKFLDVLEYIARSLKHLETPDGDSKKGQQRNIADPNTSEPGLKTDLIEETTEPATADGGIPEIPEIPESASAVIRSLNPMRKPSKSDYTQIKEISSGSYGAVHLVRHKDTNKVFAMKKQARSELDHPFYLEMAYLERDIAIFSDCPFVVSTFCSFPTKHHLCMVMDFEAGGDCERLIKSYGPFPLALARIYIAETVLAVEYLHSYGVVHRDLKPLNLILSSTGHIKVTDFGLSRLGLMRPTSDIYKAPTKDITREFHDDGITGTYQYVAPEVILQEGYGRPIDWWAIGIILYKFLTGQVPFNGRCKKDIFKSIIKDDITSKIQNSTDYPDAQDFMTQLLRKDPTHRLGTGGANKIKSHPFLSGLNFENLQNQYILYRPTLESEEDTRYFDTGFWRPKHMDSDEGDTSEVSDWPESLNYVSSSERLSKVYATNTRMMSNEDHEPSPDCSLETSTKHSDVQKESSPTRNDGDNQCFTTENKTPSPILSVEMKNKSVLNLGEEQDPEIVPETEPIRVETKNTSAIKLGEDQDPEIVAETEPSRVETKNKSVLNLGEEQDPEIVPETEPSRVETKNASALKLAEDQDPERVAETEPSRVETKNTSAIKLGEDQDPEIVPETEPCRVETKNKSVLNLGEEQNPEIVAETEASRVETKNTSAIKLGEDQDPEIVPETEPCRVETKNKSVLNLGEEQDPEIVPETEPSRVETKNASALKLAEDQDPERVAETEPSRVETKNTSAIKLGEDQDPEIVPETEPCRVETKNKSVLNLGEEQNPEIVAETEASRVETKNTSAIKLGEDQDPEIVPETEPCRVETKNISALKLGEQDPEIVAETEPSRVETKNTSALKLGEDQDPEIVAETEPSRVETKNISALKLGEQDPEIVAEAEPSRVEKKNKSAIKLVEEQNAKIKEEREPRRRSIFRRIISSCRRGLSRAARSIRKRCIFPICC; from the exons ATGTCTGGAATTTCTTCAGATAAACGTGAGGTGTTGGCACTACTCCAGGGGATTCTTACCACCTATGCCGTTGACATTGTGCTACCACTACCCGATGGCGTCCTCAGCTTCACTTACCGGCTGGTTATGGTGCTAGTGAGCGACTGCCTGACCAAATACCACCGAGGTCGTATAAGCTCAGAATATCTTGAGCATTTACAGATGAACATCAGGACATTAGTACAACAG GCAGAAGAAAGATCCCAGAGTGGAGATCTGGCCTTTTTTAAACAACTGGCCCAAAAGTTCCTGGATGTACTAGAGTATATAGCCCGCTCACTGAAGCATTTG GAAACACCGGACGGTGACTCCAAAAAGGGGCAACAACGAAATATCGCTGACCCCAATACCAGTGAGCCAGGGCTAAAAACTGATCTGATTGAAG AGACAACTGAGCCGGCAACTGCTGACGGTGGAATACCTGAGATACCAGAGATCCCCGAATCTGCCAGT GCCGTGATCAGATCATTGAACCCTATGAGAAAACCAAGTAAGAGCGACTATACCCAGATCAAAGAGATCAGCAGTGGATCTTATGG GGCCGTCCACTTAGTGCGTCATAAAGACACAAACAAGGTATTCGCCATGAAGAAACAAGCCAGGAGCGAACTGGATCATCCATTCTATCTTGAAATGGCCTATCTGGAAAGGGATATCGCAATATTCTCCGATTGTCCCTTTGTTGTCTCCACGTTTTGTTCCTTCCCAACTAAACACCATCTGTGTATGGTCATGGACTTTGAAGCAG GAGGAGACTGTGAAAGGCTCATAAAGTCTTATGGTCCTTTTCCCCTCGCCTTGGCACGCATCTACATTGCAGAAACGGttcttgctgtggaatatctgCACAGCTATGGTGTGGTTCATCGAGACCTGAAGCCTTTAAA CCTCATTCTATCATCAACTGGACATATCAAAGTCACCGATTTTGGGCTTTCAAGACTCGGACTCATGAGACCAACATCAGACATTTACAAGGCTCCAACTAAAGACATCACCAGAGAGTTCCATGATGATGGG ATAACTGGCACCTATCAATATGTAGCCCCAGAAGTCATCTTACAGGAGGGCTATGGAAGACCCATTGACTGGTGGGCAATAGGGATCATCTTATATAAATTTCTAACCGGCCAAGTGCCATTTAATGGAAGATGCAAAAAAGATATTTTCAAGAGCATCATCAAGG ATGACATCACTTCGAAAATTCAAAATTCCACTGATTATCCTGATGCTCAAGACTTCATGACTCAGCTGCTCAGAAAAGATCCAACACATAGACTCGGGACAG GAGGAGCAAATAAGATCAAGAGTCATCCATTCCTGAGTGGGTTAAATTTTGAGAACCTTCAAAATCAGTATATACTGTATCGTCCAACTCTTGAGTCAGAGGAGGACACCCGCTACTTTGACA CTGGCTTTTGGCGACCCAAACATATGGATTCAGATGAGGGTGACACAAGTGAAGTCAGTGATTGGCCAGAAAGCTTAAACTATGTATCATCTTCTGAAAGACTTTCTAAG GTATATGCAACCAATACCAGGATGATGAGCAATGAAGATCACGAGCCATCTCCAGATTGTTCTTTAGAGACCAGCACAAAACACTCAGACGT GCAGAAAGAATCTTCTCCTACTAGAAATGACGGTGATAATCAGTGTTTCACTACTGAAAACAAGACACCCTCTCCGATATTGTCAG TTGAGATGAAAAATAAATCTGTATTGAACCTGGGAGAAGAGCAAGATCCAGAAATAGTCCCAGAGACTGAACCTATCAGGG TTGAGACAAAAAATACATCTGCAATAAAACTGGGTGAAGATCAAGACCCAGAAATAGTCGCAGAGACAGAACCTAGCAGAG TTGAGACAAAAAATAAATCTGTATTGAACCTGGGAGAAGAGCAAGACCCAGAAATAGTCCCAGAGACTGAACCTAGCAGAG TTGAGACAAAAAATGCATCTGCATTAAAACTGGCAGAAGATCAAGACCCAGAAAGAGTCGCGGAGACTGAACCTAGCAGAG TTGAGACAAAAAATACATCTGCAATAAAATTGGGAGAAGATCAAGACCCAGAAATAGTCCCAGAGACTGAACCTTGCAGAG TTGAGACAAAAAATAAATCTGTATTGAACCTGGGAGAAGAGCAAAACCCAGAAATAGTCGCAGAGACAGAAGCTAGCAGAG TTGAGACAAAAAATACATCTGCAATAAAACTGGGAGAAGATCAAGACCCAGAAATAGTCCCAGAGACTGAACCTTGCAGAG TTGAGACAAAAAATAAATCTGTATTGAACCTGGGAGAAGAGCAAGACCCAGAAATAGTCCCAGAGACTGAACCTAGCAGAG TTGAGACAAAAAATGCATCTGCATTAAAACTGGCAGAAGATCAAGACCCAGAAAGAGTCGCGGAGACTGAACCTAGCAGAG TTGAGACAAAAAATACATCTGCAATAAAATTGGGAGAAGATCAAGACCCAGAAATAGTCCCAGAGACTGAACCTTGCAGAG TTGAGACAAAAAATAAATCTGTATTGAACCTGGGAGAAGAGCAAAACCCAGAAATAGTCGCAGAGACAGAAGCTAGCAGAG TTGAGACAAAAAATACATCTGCAATAAAACTGGGAGAAGATCAAGACCCAGAAATAGTCCCAGAGACTGAACCTTGCAGAG TTGAGACAAAAAATATATCTGCATTAAAACTGGGAGAGCAAGACCCAGAAATAGTAGCAGAGACAGAACCTAGCAGAG TTGAGACAAAAAATACATCTGCATTAAAACTGGGTGAAGATCAAGACCCAGAAATAGTAGCAGAGACAGAACCTAGCAGAG TTGAGACAAAAAATATATCTGCATTAAAACTGGGAGAGCAAGACCCAGAAATAGTAGCAGAGGCAGAACCCAGCAGAG TTGAGAAGAAAAATAAGTCTGCAATAAAACTGGTAGAAGAGCAAAATGCCAAAATAAAAGAAGAGCGAGAACCTAGAAGAC GTTCCATCTTCCGCCGGATTATATCATCCTGCCGGCGTGGATTATCTAGGGCTGCTCGCAGCATCAGAAAAAGATGCATTTTTCCAATCTGTTGTTAG